Part of the Rhinoderma darwinii isolate aRhiDar2 chromosome 2, aRhiDar2.hap1, whole genome shotgun sequence genome, tggtttttgatagtctaaactccatgtgggcaatgatcttattcttgtagctctccaccagtcttgtagctccggtggtggcattccccagtgcctccatggcgatgctgcacaagatgttatcgtcctcttctatgatcttcagcagatgttggattgcgcactcttggtatttctgctttataagtcttggatgcttcaaatcctcattgaagaacatagctgctgtcattttggcctttgggtccgcattcttcagggcattcAGCAGAAACTGgaggaaatcttttgttattttcctgccagataccagagatgtcacaagcgtGTTCATctcaatacgctgcttctctgtatcttccgattccttattctccgccgcaacttgctccctgtatttttctaggagctcggcgtgaggaagggtctgtaactcgtcatcGACCGGCTCGGTCGGCTGGTTCTCCAATGATTCGGGTACATTAAAGAATTCCAGGGCAtctttggtggagtcttgaagctcagcatggacatcaggcaaccaggtggaaatgttggccttcatgttgcttatggccttcataagttgcactttgcagctgccacccttcccaatatattcttggatgctgccgcataaacgccttatagcatagcacaacgtctccttagatgGTTGGTCAGGAGCGTCTTTGACCACTCGGCTCAGCACTGGCAccatgtccaagatgtgtggcatgatgactggagcacacagagatgtcacttctaTTAAAGTGTCGAtaatggcagcattgaaatcctcataaacgatgttgtatctcagttccccaACCACCGCTTcgagatggaggatgctcagccagacgataaccttcttagtcatggcgtaggaatagtattgtcccttcatgtactccaccttcaagtgctcacatagcacattgatcatatattccttcaggtagtgtgccgcgtctcttctgtactgaatgactctgatgaagaagcggcacatggcggcgttgtattcAGATGGTAACAGgttactcagaatggctttctgaaacacatccgtataagtgaagagatcttcagccgccttctcctggatgaaataagggacacaggctcctaaaacgtcttcttccaccaaattccaggtgtccaaagcatttctgagctcttgatttgtgtccacacagaatgtctgatgttttctattcatgatcttcatatccacaaatctgctgaggcgagaaatcatcatgtggttacttgtttctaaatcatcttccaaaaagaaaatagattctagacttctctgtcctctattatcagccccctccccaataaacatgtgataactgcatgaagagcgccctcccaaggcagagacaggatagtgcagccagaggagacagcggcactcctctacactgcgccctctggtggtgtaaggaattaaaggtttcagaaaatgaaagccacatataaggttatatgtaatattatatagagtattttatttgggtaaatcaaagatggaggatcatgggtatagttgcaTGTCTTAATGAAATGcgtctca contains:
- the LOC142741911 gene encoding uncharacterized protein LOC142741911; the encoded protein is MKIMNRKHQTFCVDTNQELRNALDTWNLVEEDVLGACVPYFIQEKAAEDLFTYTDVFQKAILSNLLPSEYNAAMCRFFIRVIQYRRDAAHYLKEYMINVLCEHLKVEYMKGQYYSYAMTKKVIVWLSILHLEAVVGELRYNIVYEDFNAAIIDTLIEVTSLCAPVIMPHILDMVPVLSRVVKDAPDQPSKETLCYAIRRLCGSIQEYIGKGGSCKVQLMKAISNMKANISTWLPDVHAELQDSTKDALEFFNVPESLENQPTEPVDDELQTLPHAELLEKYREQVAAENKESEDTEKQRIEMNTLVTSLVSGRKITKDFLQFLLNALKNADPKAKMTAAMFFNEDLKHPRLIKQKYQECAIQHLLKIIEEDDNILCSIAMEALGNATTGATRLVESYKNKIIAHMEFRLSKTSNPKIIMAALRALSSIIRRLKLSVLSRQFIKISREHMDYPDGEVQIAAINLLRDLTESCRLPLFGYFTDKVKSFIPTLLLKLHSDNQEIVAAKERSQCLNENY